A region of Ochotona princeps isolate mOchPri1 chromosome 2, mOchPri1.hap1, whole genome shotgun sequence DNA encodes the following proteins:
- the ITLN1 gene encoding LOW QUALITY PROTEIN: intelectin-1 (The sequence of the model RefSeq protein was modified relative to this genomic sequence to represent the inferred CDS: substituted 1 base at 1 genomic stop codon) codes for MTQLGFVLLLVVATLICSSQESSIDXFEWTCSYSAPLPRSCKEIKEKCPSSCDGLYFLRTENGVIYHTFCDMSSGGGGWTLVASVHENYMSGKCTQGDRWSSQQGNKADYPEGDGNWANYNTFGSAEAATSDDYKNPGYFDIQAQDLEIWHVPNKTPLMQWRNSSLLRYRTDTGFLQDLGHNLFGLYQKYPVKYGLGKCLTDNGPVSSVLYDFGDAEKTASYYSPYCQKEIVPGFVQFRVFNTEKAANALCAGVKVTGCNTEHHCIGGGGYFPESSPLECGDFSAFDYSGYGTHQGYSSSREITEAAVLLFYR; via the exons ATGACCCAGTTAGGCTTCGTGCTGCTCCTGGTTGTGgcca CTCTTATCTGTTCTTCACAAGAGAGTTCTATTGACTGATTT GAGTGGACCTGCTCATATTCTGCACCTCTGCCCAGAAGCTGCAAGGAAATCAAAGAGAAGTGCCCTTCATCATGTG ATGGCCTGTATTTCCTCCGCACTGAGAATGGAGTCATTTACCACACCTTCTGTGATATGAGCTCTGGGGGTGGTGGCTGGACTCTGGTGGCCAGTGTGCATGAGAATTACATGAGTGGGAAGTGCACGCAGGGTGATCGCTGGTCCAGTCAGCAGGGCAACAAAGCGGACTACCCAGAGGGGGATGGCAACTGGGCCAATTACAACACCTTTgggtctgcagaggcagcaacaAGCGATGACTACAAG AATCCTGGGTACTTCGACATCCAGGCTCAGGACCTGGAAATTTGGCACGTGCCCAACAAAACACCCCTGATGCAATGGAGGAAcagctctctgctgaggtaccGCACCGACACTGGCTTCCTCCAGGACCTGGGGCACAATCTGTTTGGCCTCTACCAG AAATATCCAGTGAAATATGGGTTAGGGAAATGTTTGACTGATAATGGCCCAGTGTCATCTGTACTCTACGACTTTGGTGATGCTGAAAAAACTGCCTCTTATTACTCACCCTATTGCCAGA AGGAAATTGTTCCTGGATTTGTCCAGTTCCGGGTATTTAatactgagaaagcagcaaatgcaTTATGTGCTGGGGTTAAAGTTACTGGTTGCAACACTGAACAT CACTGCATTGGTGGAGGAGGATACTTCCCTGAGAGCAGTCCCTTGGAATGTGGAGATTTCTCTGCCTTTGACTACAGTGGATATGGAACCCATCAGGGCTACAGCAGCAGCCGGGAGATCACCGAGGCAGCTGTGCTCCTGTTCTACAGATGA